Genomic window (Candidatus Neomarinimicrobiota bacterium):
CTCCGGCATGAAAAAGCCGGCGGTGATTTGGGGGTGATTTACTCCTGAAAAAGATGTGTGAGGGACAACTGTCTCATCTGCTTCAAGCCCTAGTTTCGGAGTGCAGGAAAATGCAGTGTGGACCGGTTCGATTAAATTGCCTGACGAACCATCTTTCGTGAAGAGGACCCGGCAGCCGGCGTAAAGGGCGGTCATCACCCCACCGCTGAGGGTCAAGAGCTCGCTGACCGGCTCGGGGCAAAGGAGGATATCATCGTCTCTGAAATTGAACCTTTCGGCAATAGCCATTCCGTTTACTATCAGGTTGTAGTGGGAGAGGACAACTATAAGATTATTTCCATTGTTTATCCTAAGACTGTCATCGGCAAGTTTTGATTTTTTGCCAACGGCCGCTGTGTCAGCTTCCCCATCCAGCGCGCCCTCAAATTCTGTTAGATCGCTGGGGAAAATGGGTGATGATATATTTATTAGATCTACTGTTCCACCCACAGCCCAAATCCCGAAAATTTGTATCAGTACTGCCAGTGGTTCGTCCAAAGTGAGGCCGACCGTGTCACCAAATTTAATTTTCTCCCGGCGAAGGTAGTTGGCGCATTGTGAAACTCGTTTGAAGAAAAAAGTGAAGGAAACTTCTTCCCGGCCGCTCCCATCCTCAATGATAAGAAAAGTTCTATCTCCGTAACGCCTGACCTGGGAATCGAGAAGTGATCGGATACTGGGGTAGGGGATCATAATCTCCGATGGTGGGACCCCTCGAATGGACTGTGCTGATTCTCTGTTAGCCTGAAGTTTTTCGTCCACCGTCAATCGGGGTGGACTTTGCGGACTATATCGAAAATCTCACTGATCTTGGTGTAGCTGTTCCCTGCCAGTCTGCCTAAGGGCTTGAGAGTGTCGATATCAATTTTTCCATCCTGAAAAACATCATCATCAACGTGAAACATGACAATTGTACCGATAACCACAAAACCGGCACCGGCACCGCCATCACCAATCTCCACAATCTGGTTTAGCTTACATTCAAAGCTCACTTTTGATTCGGCCACGCGGGGCGCTTTCACTTTTTCAGCCGTTCTAGGTGTGAGCCCTGAGATCTCAAATTCATCCACACTAGGCGGGTAATCGGTGGCGCAGGCTACCATCTGTTTACCTATTTCTTCTGAAACAATGTTAACCGTGAATTCTTCTGTTTCGCGAATGTTGTTAAGTGTATCCTTGGTTAAACCGTCATATCCACGTCTACCAGGCGCAAACATGATAGTAGGTGGATTGGAGCAAACACCGTTAAAATAGGAGAAAGGTGCCAAATTATTGAGACCGTCGTTAGACACGCTAGAAACGAATGCTATGGGTCTCGGTACTATGGAACCGATCATCAGTTTGTGATTTTCAGCGAAAGTTTGTTTTTCCGGGTCGATAATCATTCTTCCATAGCCGGCAGAATTTTCCCCGCACATTCCCCAAAACCTACACGATAACCGTCTCCCTGGCACCAGCCTGTCAGGGTAACCGTATCACCATCTTGAAGAAACTTTCTGGTTTCGCCGCTTGAGAGAGTAATAGGTTCCTCTCCTCTCCAAGTGAGTTCCAGCAGACTGCCCCGGTTTTTTTTGGCAGGTCCTGAGATGGTCCCTGAAGCCATGAGATCTCCTGTCCTGACATCACATCCCGTGGCAGTGTGATGGGCCAGTTGCTGATGTACATCCCAGTATAAATAGTTGAAATTGCTTTGGACAATAGTTCCCATTTTATCTGAACCTTCAGGGGTCAAATTGACTTCCAGGTGAATGTTGTACGTTCTGTTACCCTCAGATTTGAGATAGCGTAGGGGTTCCGGGTTTTGTTCCGGTGCCGGGCATTTGAACGGTGCCAATGCGTCCATGGAGACAATCCACGGAGAGATAGTGGTCCCAAAGTTTTTGGCAAGGAAAGGTCCCAGCGGTTGATACTCCCAAGTTTGGATATCCCGGGCTGACCAGTCATTCACCAAAACCATTCCGAAAATATGATCTATGGCATCATTCACTGAAATCGATTTCCCCAATTTACTGGCCGGTCCCACAAAGAAACCCATCTCAAGTTCAAAATCAAGAACATTACTGGGACCGAAGACAGGGGCATGGGCATCTTTCGAAAAGGTCTGACCTTTGGGTCGATGGAGCGGCGTTCCGGAAATGATGACGGAAGAAGCCCTACCATGGTAAGCTACAGGTAGGTGAAGCCAGTTTGGCATGAGGGCTTTTTCCGGCCCACGAATCAAAGTACCCACATTGGTGGCGTGCTCCCTTGAAGAGTAAAAATCTGTATAGTCCCCGATGGAAACGGGCATGACCATTTCTACTTCTGAAGCAGGAATTAAAACCTTATTCTTCAAATCTTCATTGTCCCGGATGGCTGGGTTGTCAGCCTGGAACAGGTGACTTAGTGCCTGGCGAACGACCTTCCATGCATCTCGGCCAAGGGCCATGAAGTCGTTGAGTGAGGATCCTTGGAAAACATTTTTTCCGGCAATTTCGGTGGTTGAAAAGACACCACGTCTTTCAATCTCGGTGAGACTCAAAACAGAATCACCAATGGCTGTCACCAGAAAAGGTTTTTTACCAGTTTTTCTGATGGC
Coding sequences:
- a CDS encoding long-chain fatty acid--CoA ligase, translated to MDEKLQANRESAQSIRGVPPSEIMIPYPSIRSLLDSQVRRYGDRTFLIIEDGSGREEVSFTFFFKRVSQCANYLRREKIKFGDTVGLTLDEPLAVLIQIFGIWAVGGTVDLINISSPIFPSDLTEFEGALDGEADTAAVGKKSKLADDSLRINNGNNLIVVLSHYNLIVNGMAIAERFNFRDDDILLCPEPVSELLTLSGGVMTALYAGCRVLFTKDGSSGNLIEPVHTAFSCTPKLGLEADETVVPHTSFSGVNHPQITAGFFMPELTGFASFSQASEKVTENLIPVGTPLHLCEMTILDESGEKLPNGEKGQIAVRGHNIMKGYFNNKEADRKAFAHGWFNTGLTGLSQIGPERVRSFFATIS
- a CDS encoding flavin reductase family protein, translated to MIIDPEKQTFAENHKLMIGSIVPRPIAFVSSVSNDGLNNLAPFSYFNGVCSNPPTIMFAPGRRGYDGLTKDTLNNIRETEEFTVNIVSEEIGKQMVACATDYPPSVDEFEISGLTPRTAEKVKAPRVAESKVSFECKLNQIVEIGDGGAGAGFVVIGTIVMFHVDDDVFQDGKIDIDTLKPLGRLAGNSYTKISEIFDIVRKVHPD
- the fahA gene encoding fumarylacetoacetase, producing the protein MDETTDPKLKSWVDVSPDSHFPIQNLPYGAAIRKTGKKPFLVTAIGDSVLSLTEIERRGVFSTTEIAGKNVFQGSSLNDFMALGRDAWKVVRQALSHLFQADNPAIRDNEDLKNKVLIPASEVEMVMPVSIGDYTDFYSSREHATNVGTLIRGPEKALMPNWLHLPVAYHGRASSVIISGTPLHRPKGQTFSKDAHAPVFGPSNVLDFELEMGFFVGPASKLGKSISVNDAIDHIFGMVLVNDWSARDIQTWEYQPLGPFLAKNFGTTISPWIVSMDALAPFKCPAPEQNPEPLRYLKSEGNRTYNIHLEVNLTPEGSDKMGTIVQSNFNYLYWDVHQQLAHHTATGCDVRTGDLMASGTISGPAKKNRGSLLELTWRGEEPITLSSGETRKFLQDGDTVTLTGWCQGDGYRVGFGECAGKILPAMEE